The Pongo abelii isolate AG06213 chromosome 20, NHGRI_mPonAbe1-v2.0_pri, whole genome shotgun sequence genome window below encodes:
- the LOC100452928 gene encoding zinc finger protein 883 isoform X3, with translation MLGDAQVGKPLACHYQSEDARKQERHLRCLFATPKGDTSRERGLGCNELGRSLWQASTLILKQRVPHGDRPRKWGRPWKSLKRQRTFMEKNPFNCMECGKAFIYHSDYILHQRIHTGEKPYKCHDCGKAFSNSSYFIQHHIIHTGEKPYACHACGKTFTQSSSLTEHQRIHTGEKPYKCKDCGKAFTQSSSLIKHQRCHTGEKPYKCGQCGKFYSQVSHLTRHQKIHTGEKPYQCGECGKAFCHTSSLTQHQTIHTGEKPYKCNECGKTFSHSSSLTQHQRVHTGEKPYECTDCGKAFSHSSSLTQHQRIHTGEKPYACHECGKAYTQISHLMRHQSTHVGEKPYVCNECGKAFSHTSSFTQHQTIHTGEKPYKCTECGKTFSQNSSLTRHQRIHTGEKPYECKVCGKAYTQISHLIQHQRIHTGERPYECSECGKAFSRSTHLIEHQKIHTGEKPYKCKECGKTFSHNSSLTQHQRIHTGEKPYACKECGKAFNQSIHLIQHQRIHTGEKPYKCSDCGRTYTQISHLLQHQKVHTGSKRYACEECGEGFSWSSHLTEHRRLHTGQDAYICDNFEKAFAWGTQLADHQRTHAD, from the coding sequence ATGCTTGGAGATGCCCAGGTGGGGAAACCCTTGGCATGTCACTATCAATCGGAGGATGCAAGAAAGCAGGAGAGGCATTTGAGGTGTTTATTTGCTACTCCCAAGGGAGACACCTCAAGGGAGAGAGGCCTTGGGTGTAACGAGCTTGGGAGAAGCCTCTGGCAGGCCTCAACCCTCATCCTGAAGCAACGGGTGCCCCATGGAGACAGGCCCCGGAAGTGGGGCAGGCCCTGGAAGAGCTTGAAACGCCAAAGGACGTTCATGGAGAAGAATCCATTTAACTGCATGGAATGCGGGAAAGCCTTCATTTACCATTCGGACTATATTCTCCATCAGCGAATTCACACGGGGGAGAAGCCCTACAAGTGCCATGACTGCGGGAAGGCGTTCAGCAACAGCTCGTATTTCATTCAGCACCACATCATCCACACAGGCGAGAAGCCCTATGCCTGCCACGCGTGTGGCAAGACCTTCACTCAGAGCTCTTCGCTTACCGAGCATCAGAGGATTCACACCGGAGAGAAGCCCTACAAATGCAAGGACTGCGGGAAGGCCTTCACACAGAGCTCATCCCTCATCAAACACCAGCGGTGCCACACCGGGGAGAAGCCCTACAAATGCGGCCAGTGTGGGAAGTTCTACTCGCAGGTCTCCCACCTCACCCGCCACCAGAAAATCCACACGGGGGAGAAGCCCTACCAATGTGGAGAGTGTGGCAAGGCCTTCTGTCACACCTCCTCCCTGACCCAACACCAGACCATCCACACTggggagaaaccctacaaatgtaacGAGTGTGGGAAAACGTTCAGCCACAGCTCATCCCTGACTCAGCACCAGCGAGtccacactggagaaaaaccctatGAGTGCACTGATTGTGGCAAAGCCTTCAGCCACAGCTCGTCCCTGACTCAGCATCAGCGAATTCACACTGGCGAGAAGCCCTACGCGTGTCACGAGTGTGGGAAGGCTTACACGCAGATTTCCCACCTCATGAGGCACCAGAGCACTCACGTGGGGGAAAAGCCCTACGTATGCAATGAATGTGGGAAGGCTTTCAGCCACACCTCATCCTTTACTCAGCACCAGACCATCCACACTGGTGAGAAGCCCTACAAATGTACCGAGTGTGGGAAAACCTTCAGCCAGAACTCCTCCCTCACACGCCACCAGAGGAttcacacaggggagaaaccctatgaatgtaaagtGTGTGGGAAAGCCTATACCCAGATCTCCCACCTCATTCAACaccagagaattcacactggagagaggCCCTACGAGTGCAGcgagtgtgggaaagccttcagccGGAGCACGCACCTCATTGAGCACCAGAAGATCCACACTGGCGAGAAGCCCTATAAGTGTAAGGAGTGTGGGAAAACCTTCAGTCACAACTCCTCCCTCACTCAACATCAGAGGATTCACACCGGCGAGAAGCCCTACGCCtgcaaggaatgtgggaaggccttcaACCAGAGCATCCACTTAATCCAACACCAAAggattcacactggagagaagccttacAAGTGTAGCGACTGTGGGAGAACCTATACCCAGATCTCACACCTTCTCCAACATCAGAAGGTCCACACTGGCAGCAAACGCTACGCATGTGAGGAGTGTGGAGAGGGTTTCAGCTGGAGTTCGCACCTGACTGAACACCGGAGGCTTCACACTGGCCAGGATGCCTACATCTGTGATAATTTTGAGAAAGCCTTTGCTTGGGGCACACAGCTTGCTGATCATCAGAGAACTCATGCTGATTAG
- the LOC100452928 gene encoding zinc finger protein 883 isoform X1: MANGTLMAEGQESLTFKDVAVDFTLEEWGWLEPGQRELYRDVMLENYRNLLSLGAGLPGSKPDVISRLERGEEPRQEEREARRVTCPDLETSSVTIRETPRKKSISEDSASPVEGPLRAMLGDAQVGKPLACHYQSEDARKQERHLRCLFATPKGDTSRERGLGCNELGRSLWQASTLILKQRVPHGDRPRKWGRPWKSLKRQRTFMEKNPFNCMECGKAFIYHSDYILHQRIHTGEKPYKCHDCGKAFSNSSYFIQHHIIHTGEKPYACHACGKTFTQSSSLTEHQRIHTGEKPYKCKDCGKAFTQSSSLIKHQRCHTGEKPYKCGQCGKFYSQVSHLTRHQKIHTGEKPYQCGECGKAFCHTSSLTQHQTIHTGEKPYKCNECGKTFSHSSSLTQHQRVHTGEKPYECTDCGKAFSHSSSLTQHQRIHTGEKPYACHECGKAYTQISHLMRHQSTHVGEKPYVCNECGKAFSHTSSFTQHQTIHTGEKPYKCTECGKTFSQNSSLTRHQRIHTGEKPYECKVCGKAYTQISHLIQHQRIHTGERPYECSECGKAFSRSTHLIEHQKIHTGEKPYKCKECGKTFSHNSSLTQHQRIHTGEKPYACKECGKAFNQSIHLIQHQRIHTGEKPYKCSDCGRTYTQISHLLQHQKVHTGSKRYACEECGEGFSWSSHLTEHRRLHTGQDAYICDNFEKAFAWGTQLADHQRTHAD; the protein is encoded by the exons ATGGCCAACGGGACCCTGATGGCTGAGGGCCAG GAATCATTGACCTTCAAGGATGTGGCTGTGGACTTCACCCTGGAGGAGTGGGGCTGGCTGGAGCCTGGCCAGAGGGAGCTGTACCGAGACGTGATGCTGGAGAACTACCGGAACCTTCTCTCCCTGG GGGCAGGGCTGCCTGGGTCCAAACCCGATGTGATCTCCCGTCTGGAGCGAGGGGAagagccgaggcaggaggagagagaggccCGGCGAGTTACCTGTCCAG acTTGGAGACGAGCTCTGTGACTATTCGAGAGACACCTCGAAAAAAGAGCATTTCTGAAgattcagcttccccagtagagGGACCTTTAAGGGCTATGCTTGGAGATGCCCAGGTGGGGAAACCCTTGGCATGTCACTATCAATCGGAGGATGCAAGAAAGCAGGAGAGGCATTTGAGGTGTTTATTTGCTACTCCCAAGGGAGACACCTCAAGGGAGAGAGGCCTTGGGTGTAACGAGCTTGGGAGAAGCCTCTGGCAGGCCTCAACCCTCATCCTGAAGCAACGGGTGCCCCATGGAGACAGGCCCCGGAAGTGGGGCAGGCCCTGGAAGAGCTTGAAACGCCAAAGGACGTTCATGGAGAAGAATCCATTTAACTGCATGGAATGCGGGAAAGCCTTCATTTACCATTCGGACTATATTCTCCATCAGCGAATTCACACGGGGGAGAAGCCCTACAAGTGCCATGACTGCGGGAAGGCGTTCAGCAACAGCTCGTATTTCATTCAGCACCACATCATCCACACAGGCGAGAAGCCCTATGCCTGCCACGCGTGTGGCAAGACCTTCACTCAGAGCTCTTCGCTTACCGAGCATCAGAGGATTCACACCGGAGAGAAGCCCTACAAATGCAAGGACTGCGGGAAGGCCTTCACACAGAGCTCATCCCTCATCAAACACCAGCGGTGCCACACCGGGGAGAAGCCCTACAAATGCGGCCAGTGTGGGAAGTTCTACTCGCAGGTCTCCCACCTCACCCGCCACCAGAAAATCCACACGGGGGAGAAGCCCTACCAATGTGGAGAGTGTGGCAAGGCCTTCTGTCACACCTCCTCCCTGACCCAACACCAGACCATCCACACTggggagaaaccctacaaatgtaacGAGTGTGGGAAAACGTTCAGCCACAGCTCATCCCTGACTCAGCACCAGCGAGtccacactggagaaaaaccctatGAGTGCACTGATTGTGGCAAAGCCTTCAGCCACAGCTCGTCCCTGACTCAGCATCAGCGAATTCACACTGGCGAGAAGCCCTACGCGTGTCACGAGTGTGGGAAGGCTTACACGCAGATTTCCCACCTCATGAGGCACCAGAGCACTCACGTGGGGGAAAAGCCCTACGTATGCAATGAATGTGGGAAGGCTTTCAGCCACACCTCATCCTTTACTCAGCACCAGACCATCCACACTGGTGAGAAGCCCTACAAATGTACCGAGTGTGGGAAAACCTTCAGCCAGAACTCCTCCCTCACACGCCACCAGAGGAttcacacaggggagaaaccctatgaatgtaaagtGTGTGGGAAAGCCTATACCCAGATCTCCCACCTCATTCAACaccagagaattcacactggagagaggCCCTACGAGTGCAGcgagtgtgggaaagccttcagccGGAGCACGCACCTCATTGAGCACCAGAAGATCCACACTGGCGAGAAGCCCTATAAGTGTAAGGAGTGTGGGAAAACCTTCAGTCACAACTCCTCCCTCACTCAACATCAGAGGATTCACACCGGCGAGAAGCCCTACGCCtgcaaggaatgtgggaaggccttcaACCAGAGCATCCACTTAATCCAACACCAAAggattcacactggagagaagccttacAAGTGTAGCGACTGTGGGAGAACCTATACCCAGATCTCACACCTTCTCCAACATCAGAAGGTCCACACTGGCAGCAAACGCTACGCATGTGAGGAGTGTGGAGAGGGTTTCAGCTGGAGTTCGCACCTGACTGAACACCGGAGGCTTCACACTGGCCAGGATGCCTACATCTGTGATAATTTTGAGAAAGCCTTTGCTTGGGGCACACAGCTTGCTGATCATCAGAGAACTCATGCTGATTAG
- the LOC100452928 gene encoding zinc finger protein 883 isoform X2, producing the protein MLENYRNLLSLGAGLPGSKPDVISRLERGEEPRQEEREARRVTCPDLETSSVTIRETPRKKSISEDSASPVEGPLRAMLGDAQVGKPLACHYQSEDARKQERHLRCLFATPKGDTSRERGLGCNELGRSLWQASTLILKQRVPHGDRPRKWGRPWKSLKRQRTFMEKNPFNCMECGKAFIYHSDYILHQRIHTGEKPYKCHDCGKAFSNSSYFIQHHIIHTGEKPYACHACGKTFTQSSSLTEHQRIHTGEKPYKCKDCGKAFTQSSSLIKHQRCHTGEKPYKCGQCGKFYSQVSHLTRHQKIHTGEKPYQCGECGKAFCHTSSLTQHQTIHTGEKPYKCNECGKTFSHSSSLTQHQRVHTGEKPYECTDCGKAFSHSSSLTQHQRIHTGEKPYACHECGKAYTQISHLMRHQSTHVGEKPYVCNECGKAFSHTSSFTQHQTIHTGEKPYKCTECGKTFSQNSSLTRHQRIHTGEKPYECKVCGKAYTQISHLIQHQRIHTGERPYECSECGKAFSRSTHLIEHQKIHTGEKPYKCKECGKTFSHNSSLTQHQRIHTGEKPYACKECGKAFNQSIHLIQHQRIHTGEKPYKCSDCGRTYTQISHLLQHQKVHTGSKRYACEECGEGFSWSSHLTEHRRLHTGQDAYICDNFEKAFAWGTQLADHQRTHAD; encoded by the exons ATGCTGGAGAACTACCGGAACCTTCTCTCCCTGG GGGCAGGGCTGCCTGGGTCCAAACCCGATGTGATCTCCCGTCTGGAGCGAGGGGAagagccgaggcaggaggagagagaggccCGGCGAGTTACCTGTCCAG acTTGGAGACGAGCTCTGTGACTATTCGAGAGACACCTCGAAAAAAGAGCATTTCTGAAgattcagcttccccagtagagGGACCTTTAAGGGCTATGCTTGGAGATGCCCAGGTGGGGAAACCCTTGGCATGTCACTATCAATCGGAGGATGCAAGAAAGCAGGAGAGGCATTTGAGGTGTTTATTTGCTACTCCCAAGGGAGACACCTCAAGGGAGAGAGGCCTTGGGTGTAACGAGCTTGGGAGAAGCCTCTGGCAGGCCTCAACCCTCATCCTGAAGCAACGGGTGCCCCATGGAGACAGGCCCCGGAAGTGGGGCAGGCCCTGGAAGAGCTTGAAACGCCAAAGGACGTTCATGGAGAAGAATCCATTTAACTGCATGGAATGCGGGAAAGCCTTCATTTACCATTCGGACTATATTCTCCATCAGCGAATTCACACGGGGGAGAAGCCCTACAAGTGCCATGACTGCGGGAAGGCGTTCAGCAACAGCTCGTATTTCATTCAGCACCACATCATCCACACAGGCGAGAAGCCCTATGCCTGCCACGCGTGTGGCAAGACCTTCACTCAGAGCTCTTCGCTTACCGAGCATCAGAGGATTCACACCGGAGAGAAGCCCTACAAATGCAAGGACTGCGGGAAGGCCTTCACACAGAGCTCATCCCTCATCAAACACCAGCGGTGCCACACCGGGGAGAAGCCCTACAAATGCGGCCAGTGTGGGAAGTTCTACTCGCAGGTCTCCCACCTCACCCGCCACCAGAAAATCCACACGGGGGAGAAGCCCTACCAATGTGGAGAGTGTGGCAAGGCCTTCTGTCACACCTCCTCCCTGACCCAACACCAGACCATCCACACTggggagaaaccctacaaatgtaacGAGTGTGGGAAAACGTTCAGCCACAGCTCATCCCTGACTCAGCACCAGCGAGtccacactggagaaaaaccctatGAGTGCACTGATTGTGGCAAAGCCTTCAGCCACAGCTCGTCCCTGACTCAGCATCAGCGAATTCACACTGGCGAGAAGCCCTACGCGTGTCACGAGTGTGGGAAGGCTTACACGCAGATTTCCCACCTCATGAGGCACCAGAGCACTCACGTGGGGGAAAAGCCCTACGTATGCAATGAATGTGGGAAGGCTTTCAGCCACACCTCATCCTTTACTCAGCACCAGACCATCCACACTGGTGAGAAGCCCTACAAATGTACCGAGTGTGGGAAAACCTTCAGCCAGAACTCCTCCCTCACACGCCACCAGAGGAttcacacaggggagaaaccctatgaatgtaaagtGTGTGGGAAAGCCTATACCCAGATCTCCCACCTCATTCAACaccagagaattcacactggagagaggCCCTACGAGTGCAGcgagtgtgggaaagccttcagccGGAGCACGCACCTCATTGAGCACCAGAAGATCCACACTGGCGAGAAGCCCTATAAGTGTAAGGAGTGTGGGAAAACCTTCAGTCACAACTCCTCCCTCACTCAACATCAGAGGATTCACACCGGCGAGAAGCCCTACGCCtgcaaggaatgtgggaaggccttcaACCAGAGCATCCACTTAATCCAACACCAAAggattcacactggagagaagccttacAAGTGTAGCGACTGTGGGAGAACCTATACCCAGATCTCACACCTTCTCCAACATCAGAAGGTCCACACTGGCAGCAAACGCTACGCATGTGAGGAGTGTGGAGAGGGTTTCAGCTGGAGTTCGCACCTGACTGAACACCGGAGGCTTCACACTGGCCAGGATGCCTACATCTGTGATAATTTTGAGAAAGCCTTTGCTTGGGGCACACAGCTTGCTGATCATCAGAGAACTCATGCTGATTAG